The following are from one region of the Candidatus Binatia bacterium genome:
- the tnpA gene encoding IS200/IS605 family transposase, with translation MLTALMAQSLSNCIIHLIFSTKERRSFLAHTGHRVAMHRYLGAVSTRLDCPVIRVGGVADHVHCLARQARTITVAEWVKELKRASSQWAKAQDASLRGFQWQAGYAAFSVSQSLGRKVEQYIGQQEEHHCRLDFQSELRKLLNAHGVGYEERYVWD, from the coding sequence ATGCTGACAGCGTTAATGGCTCAGTCTCTATCTAACTGTATTATTCACCTCATCTTCTCAACTAAAGAGCGGCGTTCCTTTCTTGCTCATACGGGCCATCGCGTTGCGATGCACCGCTACCTTGGCGCCGTCTCCACACGACTGGATTGCCCGGTAATCCGCGTTGGTGGCGTCGCCGATCACGTGCATTGTCTGGCACGCCAAGCTCGCACCATCACCGTGGCCGAATGGGTCAAGGAATTGAAGCGAGCCTCGTCGCAGTGGGCAAAGGCCCAGGATGCATCGCTTCGCGGTTTTCAGTGGCAGGCCGGGTATGCGGCATTCTCGGTAAGTCAGTCCCTGGGTCGAAAGGTGGAACAGTACATCGGACAGCAAGAGGAGCATCATTGCAGGCTCGACTTTCAGAGCGAGCTCCGCAAACTGCTAAATGCCCACGGCGTGGGATACGAGGAGCGGTACGTGTGGGATTGA